In bacterium, the genomic stretch CCTCGCCGTAGCCCTCTCCCTCGCCATCTCCCCCGGTTCAAGGACCGTCCGCACCGGGTGACTAAGGGCCGAGGGCGGTGATGGGGAGGACGGTGGTGCCGTCGGGTCGGTCGTAGCCGTAGCCGGTGGCGGTGATGATGAGCAGCTTGGACGGCTCGCCCACTCGGTCGGTGTCCACTTTCTCCTTCAGGCGCAGCAAGGACTGGGCGGCCTCCTCGATCAACTCCTGGCCACCGATCTTGACTTCAACAGCGATCCATCGTCCATCACGGGTCTCGACGATGGCGTCCGCCTCCAGTTCGTCGCTATCTCGGTAGTGGTAGACCCTGGCGTCGCACGCTTCGCTGTAGATGCGCAGATCTCGTACTACCAGCGATTCAAAGAAGAATCCGTATGCCTTGAGTTCCTTGAGCAACCGCCCAGGGGTGGCTCCCAATATTGCGGCCGCTAGTGAAGGGTCGACGAGATGACGCTTGGGTGAACTGAGAAGCGTTGCCCGAGATCGAAGGTGTGTAGACCAGTGAGACAGGTCTTCCACAATGAACAGGCGTTCCAACGACCGAACGTACTCAGTTGCGGTAGTCCGGTTGAGTCCCCGCTCTCCAGACGCTTCCTTAGCCAGTTTCGAAAACGAAGCCAGAGTGGCGATGTTGCGACTGAATGACATCAAGAGCCTCTCAACGCCAGCAGGGTCGCGAACCACTCCGTCGACTGCGGAGATATCGGTGCGACAAACTTCACCGAGATAGTTGCGCAGGAGAATTTGGGCTGATCGGACGGATTTGTCGAGATTCCGAGGCCATCCACCCCGGCACACCGCCTCTACAACATCTTCAAATGAGGCATCTGGGCGCCGAACTGCCGTTTCTTCGCCGCTGAGCAGCGTTCGTAGCGACGCTTCACCGGTGGATTCGCCGGTCTCAAGCAATGACATTGGCCGCATACGCACTCGCCCAATCCGACCCGCGCCGGAGTGCCTGGTGATGTCGTCGGGTGGTAACGCGGAGCCGGTAAGGATGAACCTGCCGGTTTGGTGCCCTTCATCGCAAGCATGTCGAACCTGATTCCAGACTTCGTCAGCTAGCTGCCATTCATCCAGCAAGCGTGGTTCGTCACCTTCCAATATGTAGCCAGGTGTCGCTGAAACGGACATTCGCGCGTTCACGTCTTTGTCGAACAGCACCTCACTTCTGGCGAAATTGCGTCCGGTCCAAGTCTTGCCGCATCCCCTCGGCCCCTCTATGACGATGGCAGGCATGGCCGTGAGGGATTCGGCAATTGTTGGGTCGCTTACTCGTGAGATGTAGCCAGTTGGCGTGAGTGTGTCGGTCATGTTGGTTGGTGTCGGGGGTGCAGGCTCTCTGTTGTCCTACAATTTTAAGAGAGTTTAGCCTACAGTTTCTTGAGTTTTCAACCTACAATTTCAGACATTCTCAGCTTACAGTTTCGGAGTATCTCAACCCGCAGATTGCGAAGTGGGTTCATCTTCAGGCGAATTTGGCGGGGTGAATGGAGGAAGCAAGGCCCTGGGTTTGGCGGTCGTCACCGCCAAACCCCGGCCTCCATGCCCAAGGTCGCTTCACCGAAAACGGGAGAGGCTAGCAAGGGCTTACGCCATGCA encodes the following:
- a CDS encoding DUF4143 domain-containing protein, giving the protein MPAIVIEGPRGCGKTWTGRNFARSEVLFDKDVNARMSVSATPGYILEGDEPRLLDEWQLADEVWNQVRHACDEGHQTGRFILTGSALPPDDITRHSGAGRIGRVRMRPMSLLETGESTGEASLRTLLSGEETAVRRPDASFEDVVEAVCRGGWPRNLDKSVRSAQILLRNYLGEVCRTDISAVDGVVRDPAGVERLLMSFSRNIATLASFSKLAKEASGERGLNRTTATEYVRSLERLFIVEDLSHWSTHLRSRATLLSSPKRHLVDPSLAAAILGATPGRLLKELKAYGFFFESLVVRDLRIYSEACDARVYHYRDSDELEADAIVETRDGRWIAVEVKIGGQELIEEAAQSLLRLKEKVDTDRVGEPSKLLIITATGYGYDRPDGTTVLPITALGP